Proteins encoded together in one Microbacterium sp. ABRD28 window:
- the rsmH gene encoding 16S rRNA (cytosine(1402)-N(4))-methyltransferase RsmH — MNLRDIHTPVLLERCLELLGPALEAPGAVFVDATLGMGGHSEAFLERFPHLHLIGLDRDRDALRIAEERLAPFGDRVDLVHTVYDGIDAALESLGVDAVHGILFDLGVSSLQLDEVDRGFAYSRDAPLDMRMDQSTGVTAADVVATFSEGQLRRIFERYGEEKLAGRYARAIVAARADAPIERSGQLVDILTRATPYAAQRSGHPAKRVFQALRIEVNGELAALEAAIPAALDRLVVGGRMVVLSYQSLEDRLVKRVFADAVASTSPRGLPVELPEHAPRFRLLVRGAEQADADEKAHNPRATPVRLRAVERVREAAA; from the coding sequence ATGAACCTTCGCGACATCCACACCCCGGTCCTGCTCGAGCGCTGTCTCGAGCTGCTCGGCCCTGCGCTCGAAGCGCCCGGAGCGGTCTTCGTCGACGCCACGCTCGGCATGGGAGGACACAGCGAGGCGTTCCTCGAACGGTTCCCCCACCTCCACCTCATCGGACTCGATCGCGACCGCGACGCGCTTCGGATCGCCGAGGAACGCCTCGCACCCTTCGGTGACCGGGTCGACCTGGTCCACACGGTCTACGACGGCATCGACGCCGCGCTCGAGAGTCTCGGGGTCGACGCCGTTCACGGCATCCTGTTCGACCTCGGCGTCTCTTCGCTCCAACTGGACGAGGTCGACCGCGGTTTCGCGTATTCGCGCGACGCCCCGCTCGACATGAGGATGGACCAGTCGACCGGTGTCACGGCCGCAGACGTGGTCGCCACTTTCAGCGAAGGTCAGCTGCGGCGGATCTTCGAACGCTACGGCGAGGAGAAGCTCGCCGGCCGCTACGCCCGGGCCATCGTGGCCGCACGGGCGGATGCACCCATCGAGCGCTCCGGACAGCTCGTCGACATCCTCACCCGCGCCACCCCGTATGCCGCGCAGCGGAGCGGCCACCCGGCCAAGCGGGTGTTCCAGGCGCTGCGGATCGAGGTCAACGGCGAACTGGCCGCCCTCGAAGCGGCGATCCCCGCCGCTCTCGATCGGCTGGTCGTCGGCGGGCGCATGGTGGTGCTGTCCTACCAGTCCTTGGAGGACCGGCTGGTCAAACGCGTCTTCGCCGACGCCGTGGCATCCACCTCCCCGCGCGGGCTCCCGGTCGAGCTCCCCGAGCACGCCCCCCGCTTCCGGCTCCTGGTCCGCGGAGCAGAGCAGGCGGATGCCGACGAGAAGGCGCACAACCCCCGCGCCACCCCGGTACGGCTGCGTGCCGTCGAACGAGTGAGAGAGGCCGCGGCATG